atttaacaaatatattcCAGCAACAAGTATCTAATTGATCTACATCTTTTCacctaaaaacacaaataagaaaaaatcattACCAACAAAATGTCCAGCCACAAGTATCTAGTGTGACAATCTTTCTAATTGATCTATGAAAAATGACAGTTAATGGGAGTTGCAtttctaaattacaaaaatattccattttacTGAAGCTAAAAGCTTACCGCACGATCCTTGCCATTAATGTAGGATGGACGCATGGTAACAGTGAAAAGGGGATTTTCTGATTTAAAAGCATTGGCTATAACAAGATTTTTAGCTACACCACCGTCTTTCGTAGGATGGGCTGATCCtgaaagaagttgaaaatacGAAGTCATGCACATAAAATTAATAGAGCAGAAGCTAAACAAATCAAGCAGTTGCTTACAAAAGTGTAACATTCAAACCTGAACCCTCTCCCCTATAAAAGTGTTTGATGATTTCAACAGAGCTGTCATCACTCTCATTATCTTCGATCCTATGATGTACATGTTGTTCGTCGTCTAAAGTATAGTCTATTTCTGTTGCAGTGGCATCAAATATGAGTACATGAAACtgtgaatttccttcatatttgaaAACCAGCAAGTGCCCCACGGCTACACCATGAGAGCTTGCAAATTCGGACCAACCATTTTGAAACCAAACCCCCCCAGCATGTTGTGCCAACTTGACTTTCCATTTTCTACCATTTGGAATAGTGAGAAAGGCCATATCTAACAGGTCCACTCCAAATTTCTGCACGAACTTATCTGGAATCCGCTGTAAAAAGAATCTCCATAACATAAATGCAGGCTAGGGAAATAAACACATGCAATCAATCCTTATACACAATgctagaaaataaaagtttgaatgACCCTCTTATACTTCTTAGTTACagccccccacccccacacaaaaaagaaaagaaaatcaaacaaaataaaatgtaatcctGCAACATTGACGTTATATTTAATAGCTATAACAGTAACAACTCTTATGAATTTTGAAACCAATTTATACAACCTAATCTtataaccaaaataaccatcAACCTCTACACTTTTACATTTCTCTGTTGTTgttgaaatgtaaaaaattttggggaaatgTTGTACATTTGACAGGTCCACTGCAAAAGAATATATCTTAAACtgtgaatttccttcatatttttCCTCAATCTCTACCATGCGCTTATATCCCTGTTccattttttgttcatatctaCTTGTACGATGCAAAAGTACTCTGTTATGTGACTGTGTTCTTCTTAAAGTGTAACCTACGTATTGCAAAATGAAAGTTTTTCTGACTACATGTAACAAATGTACATATTTCAACAATCACAAATAAAGAAGATGAAGTGTTCGAAGTGTATTAGCATATGATTTTCAGACAATGAtagaatttataaatttgagCATACTTACAAGCTTTCCTTCCTGAACAGCATTCTGCAGAATAATCTTGAAAAAGTGTGGGGACCGATCAGCAGGACCATCGTCGTTGTCTCTCCTCCATTGAGAAGCCATTGTTCTGGTTCTCCAAACTTTCGCTGAGAAGAAGTTGAACAGTTGCTGCTTCGTACGTTTGAGCACTAAATAGTGGGTTGGTCATACACATAACCCGACTATTcagaaatcgagttatgtgtagTGGGACTAAAAGGAGTCCATGCTGTGCGCAGTGTATCTCAGAGGAATCCATGTTGTGTGTGGTGGTTTGGAAGTCCATTTGAAGTAACTCGATATCCTGAACATCAGGTTAAAGTAGAATTACTCGATACCCtagaaatcgagttatgtggGACTAACTCGCTTATAAAGAAATCGAGTTAAATTACATGGGAAATTGGGAATAACTCGGCAACAATTGTAGACAACggtcttcaacgtatctcgattCTACATATATCGAGTTCCTCTCAACAGAACTCGGTAACCACTAAATCGAGTTACGTTGACTGGGCTTCCTGAGCCAGCCCAGATTagttggactggtccagaggcagtccaagaggaatctaagtggaGACAACGGCcttcaacgtatctcgatgCTATATAGATCGAGTTACTCTCAACATAACTCGGTTACGACgaaatcgagttaagttgactgggcttcctgcaccagcccagatatttggactggtccagaggcagtccaagaggaatctaagtggagacaacggtcttcaacgtatctcgattCTATATATATCGAGTTACTCTCAACATAACTCGGTAAGGatgaaatcgagttaagttCACTGGGCTTCCAACccagatatttggactggtgccagaggcagtccaagaggaatctaagtggaGACAACGGCcttcaacgtatctcgattCTATATATATCGAGTTACTCTCAACATAACTCGGTAAGAGTGAAATCGAGTTAAGTTCACTGGGCTTCCAGCccagatatttggactggtGCCAGAGGCAGGCCTAGAGGAATCTCCAACGTAACTCGGTACCCTATAAATCGAGGTACGTTGAAGGTAACTCGGATATCCAGATATCGAGTAACTCAGATACTTGACAATTGAGAGTGGATACAGTCGTAGGGGGTTGAAAATGGACTGCAACGTAACTCGTTAtctagaaaatcgagttttattTAGTATAACCTTtctacttgtagttttgcttgcTACTTGCACTGTTCACACGCATTCAGTAACGTGCTTATTCATGGTTAAAGTGGACCTGCTGACAACCATGCTGTGAACAACAAGTCATCCATACAAATCATAACCAACCACATCCATCAGTAACATTCCCCCATTTGCATTACGCGAATGAAAAAATCATCCATATATACAAGCTTATTTGTAAGTAAAGAGCCTCTAAAGCTTTAATCAGTTgatgtacaaaaataaaaagttccatTTCTGCATTTTAAACAGTCATAGCAATTGTAAGTTGAAACTTGGACAGCATCCGCCAACAATGGTTTTAGGCAAACATGGAGTCATAGCATTTGAGTGACaccttctttttgttcttttcagaAGTTGCCTCCTTTCTGAGGAGTAGCCAACACAGAAATTAGTATACAACCCATGGTAATCAATAAATTGAATTGACAAATATAGAAGAGCATTCAAGCTTGCCTGCTTAAATGAGGAGCATCTACAGTTACACCTTGCGGATTGAATACAAATCTGCAGCAAAACATATACAGTTAGGGAAATAGAGACCTCATGAATACTAGAATATGTACACCACAAACAATAAGATTGAAAGAATACTACAAATTACTGCCCACATCTTAATTATAACTCATATAATGTAATATCTAAACATGTAAAGAAGAATAACTTATGATACCCCCTTGTTACTAAGATTTGTAATTCTTACCTGCTACATAGCACCATGGCTTGTTGAAGCCACATTTCGAGTTGGACATGTACGACGGTTATGACCCTCTTGGCGACACAACCCACACTTCAACTTTGGTCCATTCTCAATCCACAATGAGGTTGGCAACTCCCTATCCTCGTCATCCATCTCATTGCGGATTCTCGTGGACTTGGGCCGACCTTTTTCACGGATCAACCGCTGGTTTGGCATTACGGTTCTCCTTTCTGCTGGCTCCGGCCATTCTAACCTATCTTTTAGTGGTTGGAATATAGGCTCATAGCTGTGATAGCGTTCTTCAAGGCGGTAGAAATGATCCATATACTCAGTGGCATCATGGTTGTGTTTGGCACAAACTGCTATCAAGTGGGAACAAGGGATCTTGTTTGCTTCCCATTTGCCGCACGTGCATGTCATGTCTATGAGGGAAACCCTATGGGTGTGATCTCCCCCGCCAGTGTTCAACAGTGAAGACTGTGTCTCCACTGTATATAACCGTTGTTGCGCACTCATCCTTCTAACAATATGGAGCTTCGCCTTCTCTTGATTTTCCTCGAACTTGTCATAGGCATATTTGCACCACACTTGCCCCTCTTCCAACTTCTCTAGGGTTTTGTTTCGACGTTCGTCAAAGTATGAGTTCACCTTGTAAAATGTAAACTTCACCATTGCAGTTATGGGCAAGCTACGTGCGCCCTTAAGTACCCCATTGAAGCACTCTGACaggttggttgtcattgccccataTCGGTGCCCATGGTCGTGTACAAGTGTCCACTTTTCTTGATTTACCTCCTTAAGATAGTCGTACGCAGCCGGGTTGACATTCTTGATGCAATCCATGGTGTTCTCAAACTTCCTAACTTGATTCGCAGTTGCTGCGTTCCATACCAAGTTCTTCAAGGCCACACTATTGAAGTTAGTGTTAACATTGCTTACTAAATGGCGGAGGCAATACCGGTGATGGGTTAAGGGCGGTTGCAAGTAGCCCCTAGTGGTGTCATCGAAGCATGATTGTATCCCACGATGCCTGTCGGATATTATACACAAATTGGTGCGGTCTGTAACATAGGTCAACAGGCATGCCAAGAACCATCCCCATGTCTCCGTGCTCTCGCTTTCGACAACGGCAAATGCGAGTGGATAAACCTCGTTGTTACCATCTGTTGCCATTGCTATCAACAGCTTTCCTTTGTACTTGCCATAAAGGTGCGTTGCATCTATGCTTATCACCGGCCTGCAATGCCTAAACCCTCTAATACACGGACCGAAAGCCCAAAACGCGGAGTTGAATATACAAGTCCCCGGGACATTGGGGTCACACTTTAGTGTGGTCACAGTATCCGGATCTGCATCAGACAATGCAGCTAGAAATCGTGGCAATTCTGCGTACGACTCGTCAAAATCCCCATAAATACGTGCAACTGCCTTCTGTTTGGCTTCCCAAACCTTGTACATAGTTACATCATGCCCATGCCTTGCATGCAACATACTACGCAAGTCCCTTACCTTTCGGGTTAGGTCTTCCCGTACATACTTCTCAAGTGCAATGGAGATGAACTTTGAATCCATCATCCGCCCATCAGTTGGTAGCTGGAGGGATGAGCAACTATGGGGACCCTTACATGTACTGATAACCCACATCCCGTGCTTCTTGCTGCAATTGGCCCGAATTGACCACAGACATGCCTCATTCTTACACCGCACTACCAGCCTATTGGTGTCAGACTTGATGACCTTGTATTGCTTGTTATGCTCCACAGAGTAGAGGGTCAACACATATTGAACAGAGGCTTTATTCTTGAATAGCATCCCCCTTGCTGGGTGGTCATCTTTATGCCAACTTGTAAGATGTCCTGTACCCAATGCAGGTGATGGGTCATTAATATTGTCCCATGTGTTTGATGTGAACCATTCTGGGATAGGAACTGTTGTAAGGCAATCTTCCTCGTTATTTTCAATCAGTGGTACATCTAAGACCTCCGCGTCGTCCACTGGTCCATCTGTATCAATGAACTCTTCATACACATCTCGGCTGGCATCAATATCAATTCCCCCGTCCATATCAGCTTGGACATGCTCATATGTGTGAGTAGACCCTCCCACATCATGTGTATTGGTGGCGCCCACCACTTCGGTGTTGTCCAAATGATCTATTGCACATGGTTGATTATTGTAGGGGAAAGGCGTGGCATAGGCAAAGGGAGGATGCACGTCAACCGACAATGAGTGTGGCTCTTCCACCCCACTGGCATGCTGTGAACTTGCACTACCATGGAACCCAACAGCCTCAACAGTTACATACAAGTCAGACGCTATGAACTGGGGGGTCCGCTTAATCACTGCCCACATCATGTCCACGTCAGCATCGCAACCCAACGGATTTGAGTTGTAGACAACCTGAGTACTCACAAGTATCTGGGGGGCACGGTACACAATGGATATCTTATGTGACTCCTTGTCCAACCGTAGAGCTTCCATTATCTTCCGGTGCATTTTTCT
The sequence above is drawn from the Quercus robur chromosome 7, dhQueRobu3.1, whole genome shotgun sequence genome and encodes:
- the LOC126691351 gene encoding B3 domain-containing protein At4g01580-like yields the protein MASQWRRDNDDGPADRSPHFFKIILQNAVQEGKLRIPDKFVQKFGVDLLDMAFLTIPNGRKWKVKLAQHAGGVWFQNGWSEFASSHGVAVGHLLVFKYEGNSQFHVLIFDATATEIDYTLDDEQHVHHRIEDNESDDSSVEIIKHFYRGEGSGSAHPTKDGGVAKNLVIANAFKSENPLFTVTMRPSYINGKDRASLPQHIINYLPRDGFTKDYTKASILPVKLQIVDRVWPVKLYIYERSGGSSCVVSAGWSAFVRENSLQVGDVCVFELIMRDGVVFNVHIFKCQD
- the LOC126691352 gene encoding uncharacterized protein LOC126691352 translates to MGRHCFYVYYDGEQYFHDLHGLSYKGESVKQKFIELKWGTHLRKMHRKIMEALRLDKESHKISIVYRAPQILVSTQVVYNSNPLGCDADVDMMWAVIKRTPQFIASDLYVTVEAVGFHGSASSQHASGVEEPHSLSVDVHPPFAYATPFPYNNQPCAIDHLDNTEVVGATNTHDVGGSTHTYEHVQADMDGGIDIDASRDVYEEFIDTDGPVDDAEVLDVPLIENNEEDCLTTVPIPEWFTSNTWDNINDPSPALGTGHLTSWHKDDHPARGMLFKNKASVQYVLTLYSVEHNKQYKVIKSDTNRLVVRCKNEACLWSIRANCSKKHGMWVISTCKGPHSCSSLQLPTDGRMMDSKFISIALEKYVREDLTRKVRDLRSMLHARHGHDVTMYKVWEAKQKAVARIYGDFDESYAELPRFLAALSDADPDTVTTLKCDPNVPGTCIFNSAFWAFGPCIRGFRHCRPVISIDATHLYGKYKGKLLIAMATDGNNEVYPLAFAVVESESTETWGWFLACLLTYVTDRTNLCIISDRHRGIQSCFDDTTRGYLQPPLTHHRYCLRHLVSNVNTNFNSVALKNLVWNAATANQVRKFENTMDCIKNVNPAAYDYLKEVNQEKWTLVHDHGHRYGAMTTNLSECFNGVLKGARSLPITAMVKFTFYKVNSYFDERRNKTLEKLEEGQVWCKYAYDKFEENQEKAKLHIVRRMSAQQRLYTVETQSSLLNTGGGDHTHRVSLIDMTCTCGKWEANKIPCSHLIAVCAKHNHDATEYMDHFYRLEERYHSYEPIFQPLKDRLEWPEPAERRTVMPNQRLIREKGRPKSTRIRNEMDDEDRELPTSLWIENGPKLKCGLCRQEGHNRRTCPTRNVASTSHGAM